Proteins co-encoded in one Malus sylvestris chromosome 7, drMalSylv7.2, whole genome shotgun sequence genomic window:
- the LOC126628528 gene encoding heavy metal-associated isoprenylated plant protein 39-like, translating to MKKFVLNLDLPDDKAKQKALKTVSTVSGIDSIAMDMKDKKLTVIGSVDPVTVVSKLRKYWQTHIISVGPAVEPKKEEPKKEEPKKDEPKKEEEKKEEEAKKEEAKKEEPKKEEAKKEEPKKEEEKKKEPDPVLELVKAYKAYNPHMTTYYYVQSMEENPNSCVIC from the exons ATGAAG AAGTTTGTACTGAACTTGGATTTGCCTGATGACAAAGCCAAGCAGAAGGCTCTCAAGACAGTCTCTACTGTTTCTG GCATCGATTCCATTGCCATGGACATGAAGGATAAGAAATTAACAGTGATCGGAAGCGTGGACCCAGTGACTGTAGTGAGCAAGTTGCGCAAATACTGGCAAACACATATAATCTCAGTAGGACCAGCAGTAGAGCCTAAGAAAGAGGAACCAAAGAAGGAAGAACCCAAGAAAGATGaaccaaagaaagaagaagaaaagaaagaagaagaggccAAGAAGGAGGAGGCCAAGAAAGAAGAACCGAAGAAAGAAGAAGCGAAGAAGGAGGagccaaagaaagaagaagagaagaagaaggagccaGACCCCGTCTTAGAGCTCGTCAAGGCGTACAAAGCGTACAACCCCCACATGACTACATATTACTATGTGCAAAGCATGGAAGAGAATCCAAATTCTTGCGTTATTTGCTGA